CGGTCGGCCACCGCACCGGTCTGTTTGATGCGATGGCCGATTTGCCCCCGGCCACCAGTCAGCAGATTGCCGACGCCGCTGGGCTGCAAGAGCGCTACGTGCGCGAATGGCTCAACGCCCTAACCACGGGCCGAATTGTAGAGTATGATGCCGCTGTCAAAACGTACCGCCTGCCCGCTGAGCACGCGGCCTTTCTAACTCGTGCAGCCCAGTCTGATAACATGGCCACCTTCTTTCAGCACACGGTCGGCCTGGCCACTGTGGAAAGTGAGATTGTGGGCTGTTTTAAGGCTGGTGGCGGCGTGCCCTACTCCGCCTTTGGTCGCTTCCATGAAGTGATGGCCGAAGACAGTGGTCAAACCGTTGTAGCAGCGCTGGAAGACCACATTTTGCCCCTAGTGCCGGGGTTAATCGAGCGGCTCCAGCGGGGCATGGACGTGTTGGACGTGGGCTGCGGCAGCGGTCGAGCGATGAATAAGCTGGCGCGGCTGTTCCCTGCCAGTCGGTTTTGGGGCTATGACTTTTCGGCCCAGGCGATCGCCGTGGCTACCGCCGAAGCCCAGACCCACGGTCTCACCAATGTGGCGTTCCAGGTTAAAGACGTGACCGACCTCCAAGAGGCAGAACGCTACGACCTGATCACCACCTTCGACGCCATCCATGACCAGGCCCACCCCGATCGCGTGCTGCGCAACATCCACAACGCCCTGCGCCCCCACGGCCTGTACCTGATGCAGGATATTCGCGCCGCCAGCGAGGTTAGCGGCAATTTAGACCATCCCGTTGCGCCCTTTCTCTACACCGTGTCCTGTATGCACTGCATGACGGTGTCACTGGCTGAAGGGGGCATGGGCCTCGGCACCATGTGGGGTCGTGAAAAGGCGGCTGAAATGTTGGCTCAGGCGGGGTTTACCGCGATTGAGATGAAAGCCCTGCCTCACGACGCCATGAACGACTACTACGTGATTCGTAAGGGATAAAGCCATGTGTCAACTCTGTGGGTTAGTAGCCAGACTGCCGAAGACGCGAGCGGCGTTCGGCAGCGATCGTCCTTGGCAACCCGGCCCTTCTACTCAAACCCTATCTAGCTGGGGTTCCCTAACCTTAGACCGGCCTCAGGCTTCCCCACCGGAAAATCAACGCCGCTAGAGGCTCTTCAGCAAGGTTGAACTTTGCTGAACTAAGGTTGAGCCGCCCCGATAAGGCTGGTCGGTATGGCCACATCCACAGACAGAGTCGTAGACAGAAATCGTCTTGTTTTGTTTAACTACTTCACCCCTTCAGGAGATAGTGCTATGACCGTTACCTTTGATCGCAATACTGTAAAAACCGCCCTGGACACAGACTACACCGCGATCGCCGCCAAAGTCGCCCAAACCCTCGTCCAAACCGTGCAGGCACGGGAGGCCCAGCCTGGAGTTCCTACCGACGAAATTTAATGCCTGCGCCGGGCTGGGCTGTTACCGCTGATCGTGCCCCGGCAGTATGGTGATCTGGGGCCAGGTTGCGCCCAGGCCATGGCCGTGGTCACAACACTGGCTGAGCACAACAGCTCTGCGGCTCAGCTCTACAGCTATAGCAGCGCAAGGACTAGTTAACCTGAGTTCGACAAGTAATAAAGTGC
This sequence is a window from Candidatus Obscuribacterales bacterium. Protein-coding genes within it:
- a CDS encoding class I SAM-dependent methyltransferase, whose translation is VGHRTGLFDAMADLPPATSQQIADAAGLQERYVREWLNALTTGRIVEYDAAVKTYRLPAEHAAFLTRAAQSDNMATFFQHTVGLATVESEIVGCFKAGGGVPYSAFGRFHEVMAEDSGQTVVAALEDHILPLVPGLIERLQRGMDVLDVGCGSGRAMNKLARLFPASRFWGYDFSAQAIAVATAEAQTHGLTNVAFQVKDVTDLQEAERYDLITTFDAIHDQAHPDRVLRNIHNALRPHGLYLMQDIRAASEVSGNLDHPVAPFLYTVSCMHCMTVSLAEGGMGLGTMWGREKAAEMLAQAGFTAIEMKALPHDAMNDYYVIRKG